One window of Populus nigra chromosome 5, ddPopNigr1.1, whole genome shotgun sequence genomic DNA carries:
- the LOC133693309 gene encoding small ribosomal subunit protein eS24z-like: MADKAVTIRTRKFMTNRLLSRKQFIIDVLHPGRANVSKAELKEKLASLYEVKDTNTIFVFKFRTHFGGGKSTGFGLIYDTVDNAKKYEPKYRLIRNGLATKVEKSRKQLKERKNRAKKVRGVKKTKAGDAAKKK; this comes from the exons ATGGCAGACAAAGCAGTTACCATTCGTACCAGGAAGTTCATGACAAATCGTCTTCTTTCAAGGAAGCAATTT ATCATTGATGTTCTTCATCCTGGCAGAGCCAATGTTTCTAAG GCAGAATTGAAGGAGAAGCTGGCAAGTTTGTATGAGGTGAAGGACACAAATACAATCTTTGTGTTCAAGTTTAGGACGCATTTTGGAGGTGGGAAATCCACTGGATTTGGGTTGATTTATGATACAGTTGACAATGCAAAGAAGTACGAGCCCAAGTATAGGCTTATTAGG AATGGGCTTGCCACTAAGGTTGAGAAGTCAAGGAAGCAATTGAAGGAGAGAAAGAACAGAGCCAAGAAAGTCCGCGGAGTAAAGAAG ACAAAGGCTGGAGATGCTGCAAAGAAGAAGTAG